The proteins below come from a single Conger conger chromosome 10, fConCon1.1, whole genome shotgun sequence genomic window:
- the LOC133138936 gene encoding ral GTPase-activating protein subunit beta-like isoform X2, with amino-acid sequence MYSDWRSLHLAVLSDQGHLSVLHSYPPVVGREVANAVVRPLVAAPVSDSFLKTDKEVKWTMEVLCYGLTLPPDSETVKLCVDVYTEWMSALSSPRGSTPQPIVKEPNLYVQAILKHLFNLFQPRSEQYSPSHYRLCHQVLLAVQRLARESGSMVRETWEVLLLFLLRISDTLLAPPTVGGGIAEKLAEKLVSVLLEVWLLACARCFPTPPYWKTAREMLANWRHHSPVVEQWSKVISALTSRLLRFTYGPSFPLFKVPDEDANLIPAEMDNDCVAQTWFRFLHMLSNPVDLSNPAIVSTTPKFQEQLLNVSGVPPEIVQHPCLKQLPHIFFRAMRGVSCLVDAFLGVSRLKSDSAPPTPVNRLSMTQPPAATATTPPHSRKHRPTVVIKNSNKGSTGNISHPKVSQQSSTSPLSSPSQASLEPRPLPAPSRPKVNSILNLFGQWLFDAALVHCKLYNGVNKDHSMTALASQAGVELRRKGSRMSSDSMVSNPLFDANEYPDNYEAGRAEACGTLCRIFCSKKTGEEILSIYLSRFYMVLIQGLQISDSVCLPVLASIILNSSSLFCSDLKGVNLVAPYFISALETILPDRELLRFKAYVNPVELRRSSISILLSMLPLPHHFGNIKSEVLLEGKFSNEDGPLQDKAFSFLSLKVRLIKVLIGALQAETDPHNTQMILGAMLNIVQDSALLESIGTQNEMASVDGSFTSMRSHSRNSSGMSTGSGGSSEATTPEAERPAHALHRDYDMAAGLLTQCIHLVIQKLSSQWRPDMGVSLAALELLSGLAKVKTGVDSGHVVLALGAVCSYIVHQCSRPAPHHSRELHSMIVAAFQCLCVWLTEHSAMLGEKYCLMEVLEIVELGISGSKSKGSDQEVKHKGEKEQNPASMRVKEAAEATLSCIMQVLGAFPSPSGPASPCSLLNEDTLIRCSRLSATGRNNFRYFVLDNSVILAMLEQPLGNEQNPCPSLTVLIRGSSGRHAWTMQLHHQPRAARASQKVFVPESRPSPQNDVGTHYNVKHLSFPEEAYNIPFVKADVSIPDLDDIVSKELGAQHERLQSLMEQQVEYESAVERRRQDLWDRKSFPDPHTDCKPPPPAQEFQTARLFLSHLGFLSLEALKEPSNSRLPPHLIALDSALPGFFEDIEYLDLLPCRPFDTVFVFYVRAGQRTYQEILRNVDSSANVQPHFLEFLLSLGWPVDVSRHPGWTGNMETSWSINACGDGEVQQQEDAVVLEDSGGGVFNGEKRVLYYADAQTEIAFVVPTFTDTSTADSSEDSDPPMEVESQIDPAPLAPGSLNLTLDLHSSHSDNMVGPFPRSPSVKSKKLPSGRSVPHLGPETKVLVVWVESFDDIESFPLSDLLAETSTGMESALNNSTASYRSFGAEKDVPVLFIQPLRTGLFRIRLQGVAGKLSTVIPLVDGMVVSRRALGFLVRQTVINVCWRKRLESDSYSPPHVRRKHKIAEIVGRYRNKQLEPEFYTSLFQEVGEKGPNL; translated from the exons ATGTACTCAGACTGGCGGTCCCTGCACCTGGCGGTGCTGAGCGACCAGGGTCACCTGAGCGTCCTCCACAGCTACCCTCCGGTGGTGGGCCGCGAGGTGGCCAACGCGGTGgtgcgccccctggtggcggcTCCAGTCTCCGACAGCTTCCTCAAAACCGACAAAGAG GTAAAATGGACCATGGAGGTTCTGTGCTATGGCCTGACCCTCCCTCCGGACAGCGAGACGGTGAAGCTGTGCGTGGACGTGTACACGGAATGGATGAGCGCTCTGAGCTCTCCCCGCGGCTCCACCCCCCAGCCCATCGTCAAGGAGCCCAACCTGTATGTGCAGGCCATCCTCAAACACCTGTTCAACCTCTTCCAGCCCAG gtcggAGCAGTACAGCCCCAGTCACTATCGGCTGTGCCACCAGGTGCTGTTGGCGGTGCAGAGGCTTGCGCGGGAGTCTGGCAGCATGGTGCGGGAGACCTGGGAGgtgctgctcctcttcctcctgcgcATCAGCGACACGCTGCTGGCTCCGCCCACAGTGGGAG GTGGAATCGCTGAGAAGCTGGCGGAGAAGCTGGTGAGCGTGCTCCTGGAGGTGTGGCTCCTGGCCTGCGCTCGCTGTTTCCCCACCCCGCCCTACTGGAAAACCGCCAGAGAGATGCTGGCTAACTGGAGACACCACTCCCCAGTGGTGGAGCAGTGGAGCAAGGTCATCTCCGCCCTCACTTCCAG GCTTTTGCGGTTCACCTACGGTCCGTCGTTCCCTCTGTTCAAAGTTCCGGACGAGGACGCCAACCTGATTCCGGCTGAGATGGACAACGACTGCGTGGCTCAGACCTGGTTCCGCTTCCTGCACATGCTGAG CAACCCGGTGGACCTGAGCAACCCGGCCATCGTGAGCACCACGCCCAAATTCCAGGAGCAGCTCCTGAACGTGAGCGGGGTGCCCCCAGAGATCGTCCAGCACCCCTGCCTCAAGCAGCTCCCACACATCTTCTTCAGGGCCATGCGCGGGGTCAGCTGCCTGGTGGACGCCTTCTTAG gtgtcTCCCGGCTCAAGTCGGACagcgccccccccacccccgtcaaCAGACTGAGCATGACCCAGCCCCCCGCCGCCACGGCAACCACGCCCCCGCACAGCCGCAAACACAGGCCCACCGTGGTCATCAAAAACTCCAACAAGGGCTCCACG GGAAACATCTCCCACCCTAAAGTGTCACAGCAGAGCTCCACCTCTCCGCTGTCCAGTCCCAGTCAGGCCAGCTtggagccccgccccctgcccgcCCCTTCCAGGCCAAAGGTCAACAGCATCCTCAACCTCTTCGGCCAGTGGCTATTCGACGCCGCTCTAGTGCACTGCAAGCTCTACAACGGCGTCAACAAGGACCACAGCATGACCG cCCTGGCCTCCCAGGCGGGCGTGGAGCTCCGGCGGAAAGGGTCCCGCATGTCCTCGGACTCCATGGTCTCCAACCCCCTGTTCGACGCCAACGAGTACCCCGACAACTACGAGGCGGGCAGGGCCGAGGCCTGCGGCACGCTCTGCAGGATCTTCTGCAGCAAGAAGACCGGCGAGGAGATCCTGTCTATCTACCTGTCCAG ATTCTACATGGTTCTGATCCAGGGCCTCCAGATCTCGGACTCGGTCTGCCTGCCCGTTCTGGCCAGCATCATCCTCaactcctcctccctcttctgCTCGGACCTGAAGGGTGTCAACCTAGTGGCCCCCTACTTCATCTCCGCCTTGGAGACCATCCTGCCGGACAG GGAACTGTTAAGATTCAAGGCTTACGTCAACCCTGTGGAGCTGAGACGGTCGTCCATCAGCATCTTGCTCTCGATGTTGCCTCTCCCACACCATTTCGGCAACATCAAATCTGAG GTCCTTTTGGAGGGGAAGTTCAGCAACGAGgacgggcccctccaggacaAAGCCTTCAGCTTCCTGTCCCTCAAAGTGCGGCTCATCAAAGTCCTGATCGGGGCCCTCCAGGCCGAGACGGACCCCCACAACACGCAGATGATCCTAG GTGCCATGCTGAACATTGTCCAGGATTCTGCCCTTTTAGAATCGATAGGGACACAGAATGAAATG GCCAGTGTGGATGGCAGCTTCACGTCCATGAGGAGTCACAGCCGCAACAGCAGCGGTATGAGCACGGGCAGCGGGGGGAGCTCTGAGGCCACCACCCCGGAGGCAGAGCGCCCAGCACACGCCCTCCACCGAGACTACG acatggctgCTGGCTTGCTCACCCAGTGCATCCACCTGGTGATCCAGAAGCTGTCCTCCCAGTGGCGTCCCGACATGGGCGTCTCCCTGGCCGCCCTGGAGCTGCTCTCCGGCCTGGCCAAG GTGAAGACGGGGGTGGACTCTGGGCACGTGGTGCTGGCGTTGGGCGCAGTGTGCTCCTACATCGTGCACCAGTGCAgccgccccgccccccaccacTCGCGGGAGCTCCACTCCATGATCGTGGCGGCCTtccagtgcctgtgtgtgtggctcaccGAGCATTCAGCCATGCTGGGGGAGAAG TACTGCCTGATGGAGGTGCTGGAGATCGTGGAGCTGGGGATATCGGGGAGCAAATCCAAGGGCAGCGACCAGGAGGTGAAGCACAAAGGGGAGAAGGAGCAGAACCCCGCCTCCATGAGGGTGAAGGAGGCGGCCGAGGCCACGCTATCCTG CATCATGCAGGTCCTGGGGGCCTTCCCCTCGCCCAGCGGCCCGGCGTCCCCCTGCAGCCTGCTGAACGAGGACACGCTGATCCGCTGCTCCAGGCTGTCCGCCACCGGCCGAAACAACTTCCGCTACTTCGTCCTGGACAACTCGGTCATCCTGGCCATGCTGGAGCAGCCCCTGGGCAACGAGCAGA acccctgcccctctctgacGGTGCTGATCCGCGGGTCGTCCGGCAGGCACGCTTGGACCATGCAGCTCCACCACCAGCCCAGAGCGGCACGCGCCAGCCAGAAG gtGTTTGTTCCTGAGAGCCGGCCGTCCCCTCAGAATGACGTGGGAACTCACTACAATGTGAAACACCTGTCCTTCCCGGAGGAGGCTTACAACATCCCCTTTGTGAAAGCAGACGTGAGCATCCCGGACCTGGACGACATCGTCAGcaaggag CTGGGGGCTCAGCACGAGCGGCTGCAGAGCCTGATGGAGCAGCAGGTGGAGTACGAGTCCGCCGTGGAGCGCCGGCGCCAGGACCTGTGGGACCGCAAGAGCTTCCCCGACCCGCACACCGACTGCAAGCCGCCCCCGCCCGCACAGGAGTTCCAGACCGCCCGGCTCTTCCTGTCCCACCTGGGCTTCCTCTCGCTCGAGGCGCTGAAG GAACCCTCCAACAGCCGGCTACCTCCTCACCTGATCGCGCTGGACTCGGCCCTGCCCGGCTTCTTTGAAGACATCGAGTACCTGGACCTGCTCCCCTGCCGCCCCTTTGACACGGTGTTCGTCTTTTACGTGAGGGCGGGGCAGAGGACCTATCAGGAG ATCCTGAGGAACGTGGACTCTTCAGCCAATGTTCAGCCGCACTTCCTGGAGTTCCTGCTGTCCCTGGGCTGGCCGGTGGACGTGAGCAGACACCCGGGCTGGACGGGGAACATGGAGACCAGCTGGTCCATCAACGCCTGTGGGGACGGGGAGGTCCAGCAGCAGG AGGACGCTGTAGTGCTGGAGGACAGCGGAGGGGGTGTGTTCAACGGGGAGAAGAGAGTGCTGTACTACGCTGACGCCCAGACGGAAATCGCCTTCGTGGTCCCGACCTTCACCGACACATCCA CAGCTGATTCGTCAGAAGACAGCGATCCCCCCATGGAGGTGGAGTCCCAGATTGACCCAGCTCCCCTTGCGCCCGGATCACTGAACCTGACGCTGGACCTCCACTCCAGCCATTCTGACAACATGGTGGGACCCTTTCCGCGG AGCCCCTCTGTGAAGTCTAAGAAGCTGCCCTCGGGAAGATCGGTTCCACATCTGGGACCTGAGACCAAAGTTCTGGTGGTTTGGGTGGAGAGCTTTGATGACATCG AAAGTTTCCCCCTCTCGGATCTCCTGGCAGAGACCAGTACCGGGATGGAGTCAGCCTTGAACAACAGCACCGCCTCCTACAG GTCGTTCGGAGCGGAGAAAGATGTTCCGGTCCTGTTCATCCAGCCCCTGCGGACAGGCCTGTTCCGGATCCGGCTGCAGGGCGTGGCAGGGAAGCTGAGCACAGTCATCCCGCTGGTGGACGGGATGGTGGTCAGCAGGAGAGCGCTGG GCTTCTTGGTGAGGCAGACTGTGATTAATGTGTGCTGGAGGAAGAGGCTGGAGAGCGACTCGTACAGCCCGCCGCACGTGCGCAGGAAGCACAAGATCGCCGAGATCGTGGGCCGCTACCGCAACAAGCAGCTGGAGCCCGAGTTCTACACCTCGCTCTTCCAGGAGGTTGGGGAGAAGGGCCCCAATCTGTGA
- the LOC133138936 gene encoding ral GTPase-activating protein subunit beta-like isoform X3, with protein MYSDWRSLHLAVLSDQGHLSVLHSYPPVVGREVANAVVRPLVAAPVSDSFLKTDKEVKWTMEVLCYGLTLPPDSETVKLCVDVYTEWMSALSSPRGSTPQPIVKEPNLYVQAILKHLFNLFQPRSEQYSPSHYRLCHQVLLAVQRLARESGSMVRETWEVLLLFLLRISDTLLAPPTVGGGIAEKLAEKLVSVLLEVWLLACARCFPTPPYWKTAREMLANWRHHSPVVEQWSKVISALTSRLLRFTYGPSFPLFKVPDEDANLIPAEMDNDCVAQTWFRFLHMLSNPVDLSNPAIVSTTPKFQEQLLNVSGVPPEIVQHPCLKQLPHIFFRAMRGVSCLVDAFLGVSRLKSDSAPPTPVNRLSMTQPPAATATTPPHSRKHRPTVVIKNSNKGSTGNISHPKVSQQSSTSPLSSPSQASLEPRPLPAPSRPKVNSILNLFGQWLFDAALVHCKLYNGVNKDHSMTALASQAGVELRRKGSRMSSDSMVSNPLFDANEYPDNYEAGRAEACGTLCRIFCSKKTGEEILSIYLSRFYMVLIQGLQISDSVCLPVLASIILNSSSLFCSDLKGVNLVAPYFISALETILPDRELLRFKAYVNPVELRRSSISILLSMLPLPHHFGNIKSEVLLEGKFSNEDGPLQDKAFSFLSLKVRLIKVLIGALQAETDPHNTQMILGAMLNIVQDSALLESIGTQNEMASVDGSFTSMRSHSRNSSGMSTGSGGSSEATTPEAERPAHALHRDYDMAAGLLTQCIHLVIQKLSSQWRPDMGVSLAALELLSGLAKVKTGVDSGHVVLALGAVCSYIVHQCSRPAPHHSRELHSMIVAAFQCLCVWLTEHSAMLGEKYCLMEVLEIVELGISGSKSKGSDQEVKHKGEKEQNPASMRVKEAAEATLSCIMQVLGAFPSPSGPASPCSLLNEDTLIRCSRLSATGRNNFRYFVLDNSVILAMLEQPLGNEQNPCPSLTVLIRGSSGRHAWTMQLHHQPRAARASQKVFVPESRPSPQNDVGTHYNVKHLSFPEEAYNIPFVKADVSIPDLDDIVSKELGAQHERLQSLMEQQVEYESAVERRRQDLWDRKSFPDPHTDCKPPPPAQEFQTARLFLSHLGFLSLEALKEPSNSRLPPHLIALDSALPGFFEDIEYLDLLPCRPFDTVFVFYVRAGQRTYQEILRNVDSSANVQPHFLEFLLSLGWPVDVSRHPGWTGNMETSWSINACGDGEVQQQAEDAVVLEDSGGGVFNGEKRVLYYADAQTEIAFVVPTFTDTSTDSSEDSDPPMEVESQIDPAPLAPGSLNLTLDLHSSHSDNMVGPFPRSPSVKSKKLPSGRSVPHLGPETKVLVVWVESFDDIESFPLSDLLAETSTGMESALNNSTASYRSFGAEKDVPVLFIQPLRTGLFRIRLQGVAGKLSTVIPLVDGMVVSRRALGFLVRQTVINVCWRKRLESDSYSPPHVRRKHKIAEIVGRYRNKQLEPEFYTSLFQEVGEKGPNL; from the exons ATGTACTCAGACTGGCGGTCCCTGCACCTGGCGGTGCTGAGCGACCAGGGTCACCTGAGCGTCCTCCACAGCTACCCTCCGGTGGTGGGCCGCGAGGTGGCCAACGCGGTGgtgcgccccctggtggcggcTCCAGTCTCCGACAGCTTCCTCAAAACCGACAAAGAG GTAAAATGGACCATGGAGGTTCTGTGCTATGGCCTGACCCTCCCTCCGGACAGCGAGACGGTGAAGCTGTGCGTGGACGTGTACACGGAATGGATGAGCGCTCTGAGCTCTCCCCGCGGCTCCACCCCCCAGCCCATCGTCAAGGAGCCCAACCTGTATGTGCAGGCCATCCTCAAACACCTGTTCAACCTCTTCCAGCCCAG gtcggAGCAGTACAGCCCCAGTCACTATCGGCTGTGCCACCAGGTGCTGTTGGCGGTGCAGAGGCTTGCGCGGGAGTCTGGCAGCATGGTGCGGGAGACCTGGGAGgtgctgctcctcttcctcctgcgcATCAGCGACACGCTGCTGGCTCCGCCCACAGTGGGAG GTGGAATCGCTGAGAAGCTGGCGGAGAAGCTGGTGAGCGTGCTCCTGGAGGTGTGGCTCCTGGCCTGCGCTCGCTGTTTCCCCACCCCGCCCTACTGGAAAACCGCCAGAGAGATGCTGGCTAACTGGAGACACCACTCCCCAGTGGTGGAGCAGTGGAGCAAGGTCATCTCCGCCCTCACTTCCAG GCTTTTGCGGTTCACCTACGGTCCGTCGTTCCCTCTGTTCAAAGTTCCGGACGAGGACGCCAACCTGATTCCGGCTGAGATGGACAACGACTGCGTGGCTCAGACCTGGTTCCGCTTCCTGCACATGCTGAG CAACCCGGTGGACCTGAGCAACCCGGCCATCGTGAGCACCACGCCCAAATTCCAGGAGCAGCTCCTGAACGTGAGCGGGGTGCCCCCAGAGATCGTCCAGCACCCCTGCCTCAAGCAGCTCCCACACATCTTCTTCAGGGCCATGCGCGGGGTCAGCTGCCTGGTGGACGCCTTCTTAG gtgtcTCCCGGCTCAAGTCGGACagcgccccccccacccccgtcaaCAGACTGAGCATGACCCAGCCCCCCGCCGCCACGGCAACCACGCCCCCGCACAGCCGCAAACACAGGCCCACCGTGGTCATCAAAAACTCCAACAAGGGCTCCACG GGAAACATCTCCCACCCTAAAGTGTCACAGCAGAGCTCCACCTCTCCGCTGTCCAGTCCCAGTCAGGCCAGCTtggagccccgccccctgcccgcCCCTTCCAGGCCAAAGGTCAACAGCATCCTCAACCTCTTCGGCCAGTGGCTATTCGACGCCGCTCTAGTGCACTGCAAGCTCTACAACGGCGTCAACAAGGACCACAGCATGACCG cCCTGGCCTCCCAGGCGGGCGTGGAGCTCCGGCGGAAAGGGTCCCGCATGTCCTCGGACTCCATGGTCTCCAACCCCCTGTTCGACGCCAACGAGTACCCCGACAACTACGAGGCGGGCAGGGCCGAGGCCTGCGGCACGCTCTGCAGGATCTTCTGCAGCAAGAAGACCGGCGAGGAGATCCTGTCTATCTACCTGTCCAG ATTCTACATGGTTCTGATCCAGGGCCTCCAGATCTCGGACTCGGTCTGCCTGCCCGTTCTGGCCAGCATCATCCTCaactcctcctccctcttctgCTCGGACCTGAAGGGTGTCAACCTAGTGGCCCCCTACTTCATCTCCGCCTTGGAGACCATCCTGCCGGACAG GGAACTGTTAAGATTCAAGGCTTACGTCAACCCTGTGGAGCTGAGACGGTCGTCCATCAGCATCTTGCTCTCGATGTTGCCTCTCCCACACCATTTCGGCAACATCAAATCTGAG GTCCTTTTGGAGGGGAAGTTCAGCAACGAGgacgggcccctccaggacaAAGCCTTCAGCTTCCTGTCCCTCAAAGTGCGGCTCATCAAAGTCCTGATCGGGGCCCTCCAGGCCGAGACGGACCCCCACAACACGCAGATGATCCTAG GTGCCATGCTGAACATTGTCCAGGATTCTGCCCTTTTAGAATCGATAGGGACACAGAATGAAATG GCCAGTGTGGATGGCAGCTTCACGTCCATGAGGAGTCACAGCCGCAACAGCAGCGGTATGAGCACGGGCAGCGGGGGGAGCTCTGAGGCCACCACCCCGGAGGCAGAGCGCCCAGCACACGCCCTCCACCGAGACTACG acatggctgCTGGCTTGCTCACCCAGTGCATCCACCTGGTGATCCAGAAGCTGTCCTCCCAGTGGCGTCCCGACATGGGCGTCTCCCTGGCCGCCCTGGAGCTGCTCTCCGGCCTGGCCAAG GTGAAGACGGGGGTGGACTCTGGGCACGTGGTGCTGGCGTTGGGCGCAGTGTGCTCCTACATCGTGCACCAGTGCAgccgccccgccccccaccacTCGCGGGAGCTCCACTCCATGATCGTGGCGGCCTtccagtgcctgtgtgtgtggctcaccGAGCATTCAGCCATGCTGGGGGAGAAG TACTGCCTGATGGAGGTGCTGGAGATCGTGGAGCTGGGGATATCGGGGAGCAAATCCAAGGGCAGCGACCAGGAGGTGAAGCACAAAGGGGAGAAGGAGCAGAACCCCGCCTCCATGAGGGTGAAGGAGGCGGCCGAGGCCACGCTATCCTG CATCATGCAGGTCCTGGGGGCCTTCCCCTCGCCCAGCGGCCCGGCGTCCCCCTGCAGCCTGCTGAACGAGGACACGCTGATCCGCTGCTCCAGGCTGTCCGCCACCGGCCGAAACAACTTCCGCTACTTCGTCCTGGACAACTCGGTCATCCTGGCCATGCTGGAGCAGCCCCTGGGCAACGAGCAGA acccctgcccctctctgacGGTGCTGATCCGCGGGTCGTCCGGCAGGCACGCTTGGACCATGCAGCTCCACCACCAGCCCAGAGCGGCACGCGCCAGCCAGAAG gtGTTTGTTCCTGAGAGCCGGCCGTCCCCTCAGAATGACGTGGGAACTCACTACAATGTGAAACACCTGTCCTTCCCGGAGGAGGCTTACAACATCCCCTTTGTGAAAGCAGACGTGAGCATCCCGGACCTGGACGACATCGTCAGcaaggag CTGGGGGCTCAGCACGAGCGGCTGCAGAGCCTGATGGAGCAGCAGGTGGAGTACGAGTCCGCCGTGGAGCGCCGGCGCCAGGACCTGTGGGACCGCAAGAGCTTCCCCGACCCGCACACCGACTGCAAGCCGCCCCCGCCCGCACAGGAGTTCCAGACCGCCCGGCTCTTCCTGTCCCACCTGGGCTTCCTCTCGCTCGAGGCGCTGAAG GAACCCTCCAACAGCCGGCTACCTCCTCACCTGATCGCGCTGGACTCGGCCCTGCCCGGCTTCTTTGAAGACATCGAGTACCTGGACCTGCTCCCCTGCCGCCCCTTTGACACGGTGTTCGTCTTTTACGTGAGGGCGGGGCAGAGGACCTATCAGGAG ATCCTGAGGAACGTGGACTCTTCAGCCAATGTTCAGCCGCACTTCCTGGAGTTCCTGCTGTCCCTGGGCTGGCCGGTGGACGTGAGCAGACACCCGGGCTGGACGGGGAACATGGAGACCAGCTGGTCCATCAACGCCTGTGGGGACGGGGAGGTCCAGCAGCAGG CAGAGGACGCTGTAGTGCTGGAGGACAGCGGAGGGGGTGTGTTCAACGGGGAGAAGAGAGTGCTGTACTACGCTGACGCCCAGACGGAAATCGCCTTCGTGGTCCCGACCTTCACCGACACATCCA CTGATTCGTCAGAAGACAGCGATCCCCCCATGGAGGTGGAGTCCCAGATTGACCCAGCTCCCCTTGCGCCCGGATCACTGAACCTGACGCTGGACCTCCACTCCAGCCATTCTGACAACATGGTGGGACCCTTTCCGCGG AGCCCCTCTGTGAAGTCTAAGAAGCTGCCCTCGGGAAGATCGGTTCCACATCTGGGACCTGAGACCAAAGTTCTGGTGGTTTGGGTGGAGAGCTTTGATGACATCG AAAGTTTCCCCCTCTCGGATCTCCTGGCAGAGACCAGTACCGGGATGGAGTCAGCCTTGAACAACAGCACCGCCTCCTACAG GTCGTTCGGAGCGGAGAAAGATGTTCCGGTCCTGTTCATCCAGCCCCTGCGGACAGGCCTGTTCCGGATCCGGCTGCAGGGCGTGGCAGGGAAGCTGAGCACAGTCATCCCGCTGGTGGACGGGATGGTGGTCAGCAGGAGAGCGCTGG GCTTCTTGGTGAGGCAGACTGTGATTAATGTGTGCTGGAGGAAGAGGCTGGAGAGCGACTCGTACAGCCCGCCGCACGTGCGCAGGAAGCACAAGATCGCCGAGATCGTGGGCCGCTACCGCAACAAGCAGCTGGAGCCCGAGTTCTACACCTCGCTCTTCCAGGAGGTTGGGGAGAAGGGCCCCAATCTGTGA